A window from Equus caballus isolate H_3958 breed thoroughbred chromosome 8, TB-T2T, whole genome shotgun sequence encodes these proteins:
- the IER3IP1 gene encoding immediate early response 3-interacting protein 1, which yields MAFTLYSLLQAALLCVNAIAVLHEERFLKNIGWGTDQGIGGFGEEPGIKSQLTNLIRSVRTVMRVPLIIVNSVAIVLLLLFG from the exons ATGGCGTTTACTTTGTACTCGCTGCTGCAGGCGGCCCTGCTCTGCGTCAATGCCATTGCCGTGCTGCACGAGGAGCGCTTCCTCAAGAACA TTGGCTGGGGAACAGACCAGGGAATTGGTGGATTTGGAGAGGAGCCAGGAATTAAATCTCAGCTAACGAACCTTATCCGATCTGTAAGAACCGTGATGAGAG TGCCGTTGATAATAGTAAACTCAGTTGCAATTGTTTTGCTTTTACTGTTTGGATGA